The following are encoded in a window of Pseudoalteromonas sp. MM1 genomic DNA:
- a CDS encoding MarR family winged helix-turn-helix transcriptional regulator produces MSFEQLKLKNQLCHRLYMASNSIARAYREPLAALNLTYPQYVVMMALWEQDQITIAQLIDKTAIDGGAMTQILKKMTEKSLLAVIKDEHDKRKRLIQLTQSGQALKNEAADIPKNILCKFESVDPTQAKQLMQLLDLVVNDLNAKSDDELAN; encoded by the coding sequence ATGTCATTTGAGCAATTAAAATTAAAAAATCAGCTGTGTCATAGGCTATATATGGCATCAAATAGCATTGCTCGCGCTTACCGTGAGCCTTTGGCTGCGCTTAACTTAACGTATCCGCAGTATGTAGTAATGATGGCGCTGTGGGAGCAAGACCAAATAACCATCGCGCAGCTAATAGATAAAACCGCTATTGACGGCGGCGCTATGACCCAAATACTCAAAAAAATGACCGAAAAGTCTCTGCTGGCTGTTATTAAAGACGAACACGATAAGCGTAAACGCCTAATTCAGCTTACCCAAAGTGGACAAGCCCTTAAAAACGAAGCCGCTGATATTCCAAAAAATATATTATGTAAGTTTGAAAGTGTAGACCCTACGCAAGCTAAACAGCTTATGCAGCTGCTTGATTTAGTGGTAAACGATTTAAATGCTAAAAGTGACGATGAGTTAGCCAACTAA
- a CDS encoding methyl-accepting chemotaxis protein, which translates to MRELSLAKKLLWLTVSSILITVIVLSVTLWWQLSTSNKDLAVKSEGYIVAEVEHKLNSNAAAYGEKIAGFINEAYRVPYSLAALLGDAAQSQNLDRDTVVSINRSMLEQNTLLSSIYSQFEPNAFDGQDSSFKQGYKHSVNGDGTLEVYITRDQNGTIEQQKVASAADKYITSLNEFGIREAHWYLCAKDTLKPCIMEPYLYEIPSGDSVMLTSLTVPIIKSGQFLGLAGADLTLPTFQAMTEQLSSELYNGQAKVTLLSDIGLVVGSSHYKSKLGRRFKEAVSAATFKEAERFKGQKGIFKMSSEYLVNYPINIKLANTQWSLLIEVPTNLALEGPDALAKGMEDTASYLGVMILITGAVIALIAFIIMKIVVGTVVAPLEQIQQRVDNLASSEGDLTHTLHVDTHAELIALAGGFNAFLTKLRGLIAELKDVSSQTKHQGEIAQHIAIDTKHNVQSQFQEIESVVTAMNEMSATALEVARASEQSAQQADEINGLVVSSESSLSSAMSQVKTMSEEIKEANQAVEKVASRSKDITQILDVIRTISEQTNLLALNAAIEAARAGEHGRGFAVVADEVRALASKTRSSTDDISQLIDSLLSEVGNASTVIENGVIRAENAVNETSVAFEALHSVVVKVDEITNQITHIATAAEEQSLVTEEINRNLTLISDAASQLADLSTQAGDSSEALNALVAQQDSELNKLKT; encoded by the coding sequence ATGCGGGAATTATCGCTAGCAAAAAAATTACTGTGGCTTACAGTCTCAAGTATATTAATAACAGTAATAGTATTGTCGGTTACGTTGTGGTGGCAATTATCAACAAGTAACAAAGACTTAGCTGTTAAGTCAGAAGGGTACATTGTTGCCGAGGTTGAGCACAAACTTAATTCAAATGCAGCCGCTTATGGTGAAAAAATAGCAGGCTTTATTAATGAAGCCTATCGCGTACCTTATTCATTAGCCGCTTTATTAGGCGACGCTGCACAAAGTCAAAATTTAGACCGCGATACGGTTGTGAGCATTAACCGTTCGATGTTAGAGCAAAATACGTTGCTTTCTTCTATATATTCGCAATTTGAACCTAATGCTTTTGATGGGCAAGATTCCAGCTTTAAGCAAGGGTATAAACACTCAGTAAATGGCGATGGCACTTTAGAGGTATATATTACTCGCGATCAAAACGGCACCATTGAGCAGCAAAAAGTAGCCAGCGCCGCCGATAAATATATAACTTCATTAAACGAGTTTGGTATTCGCGAAGCGCATTGGTACTTATGTGCAAAAGACACGTTAAAGCCGTGTATTATGGAACCTTACTTATACGAAATCCCATCGGGTGATTCAGTAATGTTGACCTCGTTAACTGTGCCAATAATAAAATCGGGTCAGTTTTTAGGTTTAGCAGGTGCTGATTTAACCCTACCTACCTTTCAAGCAATGACCGAGCAATTGTCTAGCGAGTTATATAACGGGCAAGCAAAAGTAACGCTTTTAAGCGACATAGGCTTAGTGGTGGGCAGTAGCCATTATAAATCTAAATTAGGGCGCCGATTTAAAGAGGCTGTTAGTGCCGCTACTTTTAAAGAAGCCGAAAGATTCAAAGGTCAAAAAGGCATTTTTAAAATGTCGTCAGAGTATTTAGTTAATTATCCTATAAATATTAAACTTGCTAATACTCAGTGGTCTTTACTTATTGAAGTACCTACTAATTTAGCGCTTGAAGGGCCTGATGCTCTAGCTAAAGGAATGGAAGATACAGCAAGCTACTTAGGTGTAATGATCTTAATTACAGGAGCTGTAATAGCGTTAATCGCTTTTATTATTATGAAAATAGTAGTAGGCACTGTGGTCGCGCCACTTGAGCAAATTCAACAGCGTGTAGATAACCTTGCCAGCTCAGAAGGTGACTTAACTCATACACTCCATGTTGATACGCATGCAGAACTTATTGCACTTGCTGGTGGATTTAATGCCTTTTTAACTAAGTTACGAGGCTTAATTGCAGAGCTAAAAGATGTTTCATCGCAAACTAAGCATCAAGGCGAAATAGCGCAGCATATTGCTATTGATACCAAGCACAACGTGCAATCACAATTTCAAGAAATTGAAAGCGTGGTAACCGCCATGAACGAAATGAGCGCTACTGCACTTGAAGTTGCAAGAGCCTCTGAGCAATCAGCTCAACAAGCGGATGAAATAAATGGTTTAGTAGTAAGCAGTGAGTCGAGCTTGTCATCGGCTATGAGCCAAGTTAAAACCATGTCTGAAGAAATAAAAGAAGCTAACCAAGCGGTTGAAAAAGTGGCTTCGCGTAGTAAAGACATTACACAAATTTTAGATGTGATCAGAACGATTTCAGAGCAAACAAACTTACTTGCACTTAATGCTGCTATTGAAGCTGCTCGCGCTGGCGAGCATGGTCGAGGCTTTGCGGTAGTTGCTGATGAAGTACGTGCACTTGCCTCTAAAACCCGTTCATCTACCGATGATATTAGCCAACTTATAGATAGCTTATTATCAGAGGTAGGAAATGCATCTACCGTCATTGAAAACGGTGTTATTCGTGCTGAAAATGCAGTTAACGAAACCTCAGTTGCGTTTGAAGCACTGCATAGCGTGGTAGTAAAAGTGGATGAAATTACAAATCAAATAACCCACATAGCCACCGCCGCTGAAGAGCAAAGCTTAGTAACCGAAGAGATAAACCGTAACCTAACGCTTATCTCTGATGCGGCATCGCAGCTTGCTGATTTATCTACCCAAGCGGGCGATAGCAGCGAAGCACTTAATGCATTGGTAGCGCAACAAGATAGCGAGCTTAATAAGCTTAAAACGTAA
- the arsJ gene encoding organoarsenical effux MFS transporter ArsJ yields MFEQLANLPTAIKQYLIITGNYWAFTLTDGALRMLVVLHFHQLGYGALAIAMLFLFYEIFGVITNLVGGWLGAHLGLNKTMNFGLALQIMALAMLCAPSEWLTVAYVMAAQALSGIAKDLNKMSAKSAIKHLVPEGESGQGQLYKWVAILTGSKNALKGVGFFLGGLLLTVLGFVGALKALIILLTIAWMISVVFLKGDMGKAKNKPKFKELFSKSRAINLLSAARLCLFAARDVWFVVALPIYLAQQFNWNFWWVSGFMALWVIGYGGVQSQAPRITGTSNSSVDTVKHAYLWVLLLSGVTALLALFMQLDVAVHATLIIGLLIFGGVFAVNSSVHSYLIVSFAKSDGVSLDVGFYYMANAMGRLLGTVLSGWVFQVYGFVVCLWVSVILLVLASIATAFLTKNKS; encoded by the coding sequence ATGTTTGAGCAACTTGCTAATTTACCTACAGCAATAAAACAGTATTTAATTATTACCGGTAATTACTGGGCATTTACCTTAACCGATGGCGCACTACGTATGCTGGTAGTGCTGCATTTTCATCAGTTAGGGTATGGTGCACTGGCTATTGCCATGCTGTTTTTGTTTTACGAAATTTTTGGTGTGATCACCAATTTAGTGGGCGGTTGGCTAGGGGCTCATTTAGGCCTTAATAAAACCATGAACTTTGGTTTGGCGCTGCAAATAATGGCGCTTGCCATGTTATGCGCGCCAAGTGAATGGCTTACAGTTGCTTATGTTATGGCGGCGCAAGCACTTAGTGGTATAGCAAAAGATTTAAACAAAATGAGTGCCAAAAGCGCCATTAAACATTTAGTGCCCGAGGGAGAAAGCGGCCAAGGCCAGCTTTACAAATGGGTGGCTATTTTAACGGGCTCTAAAAACGCGCTAAAAGGGGTGGGCTTCTTTTTAGGCGGGTTACTCCTTACGGTACTGGGCTTTGTCGGGGCTTTAAAAGCACTTATTATACTACTTACTATTGCGTGGATGATTAGCGTTGTATTTTTAAAAGGCGACATGGGCAAGGCTAAAAATAAGCCTAAGTTTAAAGAGCTATTTTCTAAATCCCGTGCAATAAACTTACTAAGTGCAGCACGATTATGCTTGTTTGCCGCGCGTGACGTATGGTTTGTAGTGGCTTTACCTATTTATTTAGCCCAGCAATTTAACTGGAACTTTTGGTGGGTAAGTGGCTTTATGGCACTTTGGGTAATTGGCTACGGTGGTGTGCAATCGCAAGCGCCGCGTATTACCGGCACCAGTAACTCAAGTGTTGATACCGTTAAACATGCCTATTTATGGGTGTTGCTGCTAAGTGGTGTAACAGCACTATTAGCACTTTTTATGCAACTTGATGTGGCCGTGCATGCCACGCTGATTATAGGTTTACTTATTTTTGGCGGTGTATTTGCTGTTAATTCATCTGTGCATAGTTACTTAATTGTCAGCTTTGCTAAAAGCGATGGTGTATCGCTTGATGTTGGCTTTTATTATATGGCCAATGCCATGGGGCGTTTACTGGGCACCGTGCTTTCGGGGTGGGTGTTTCAGGTTTATGGTTTTGTAGTGTGTTTGTGGGTGAGCGTAATTTTGCTTGTTTTGGCCTCTATAGCCACTGCCTTTTTAACCAAAAATAAAAGCTAA
- a CDS encoding LysR family transcriptional regulator → MRSFNDIQTFIDVASCGSISEAARQNAQTPAAVSAAIKRLEKDLGNVLFIRSTRSLRLSVAGEQFLSYAKDSLSLIQQGVAAVQTVVGEVTGTLQVSAPCDLGRNKLSEWLNEFLAQYPHVKLKLHLSDEVSDIYSQSIDIALRFGVPKDSQLIAAPLFLNNARILVASAEYVAKNGLLTHPLNLTQHTTITFMRFGEVFKEWRFYKNGAVQKVQLNCQHIVNDGEMVRRWALEGKGIAYKSYLDVIDNLASGELVHLCPQWQSDPLPLYMMYADRRQMTPVITAFRAFIQQKITALVG, encoded by the coding sequence ATGCGATCATTTAACGATATTCAAACTTTTATAGATGTAGCTAGTTGCGGCAGTATTTCTGAAGCCGCACGGCAAAACGCGCAAACCCCAGCGGCGGTAAGTGCAGCTATTAAGCGCCTAGAAAAAGATTTAGGAAACGTGCTGTTTATTCGTTCTACCCGCAGCTTACGATTAAGTGTGGCAGGGGAGCAGTTTTTAAGTTACGCCAAAGATTCACTTTCGCTTATTCAACAAGGTGTAGCCGCAGTGCAAACTGTAGTAGGCGAAGTAACAGGAACGCTACAGGTATCGGCCCCGTGCGATTTAGGGCGTAATAAACTAAGTGAATGGCTTAATGAGTTTTTAGCGCAATACCCGCATGTAAAACTTAAACTGCATTTAAGTGACGAAGTAAGCGACATTTACAGCCAATCAATTGATATTGCACTGCGCTTTGGTGTACCAAAAGATTCGCAGTTAATTGCAGCGCCACTTTTTTTAAATAATGCGCGTATTTTAGTGGCCTCTGCTGAGTATGTAGCAAAAAATGGATTGCTTACACACCCCCTTAACTTAACGCAGCACACCACTATTACGTTTATGCGCTTTGGTGAGGTGTTTAAAGAGTGGCGATTTTATAAAAATGGCGCGGTGCAAAAAGTGCAGCTAAATTGCCAACACATAGTAAACGATGGCGAAATGGTGAGGCGCTGGGCGCTAGAGGGCAAAGGCATTGCGTATAAGTCGTACTTGGATGTAATTGATAATTTAGCAAGCGGGGAGCTCGTTCATTTATGCCCACAGTGGCAAAGCGATCCACTACCGCTTTATATGATGTACGCCGACCGGCGCCAAATGACCCCGGTGATCACGGCATTTAGGGCGTTTATTCAACAAAAAATAACCGCGTTAGTTGGCTAA
- a CDS encoding ArsJ-associated glyceraldehyde-3-phosphate dehydrogenase → MTIKVGINGFGRMGRLTLRAALEWPEVEFIKVNDVAGDAKTHAHLLEFDSVHGRLAHSVTANENSFSVGKHTIAVTNNKTISDTDWSDCDVVIEASGKMKTTELLNQYLAQGVKRVVVTAPVKEDGILNVVMGVNDDLYNPDEHKIVTAASCTTNCLAPIVKVLQEKVGIKHGSMTTIHDITNTQTIIDAPHKDLRRARSCGTSLIPTTTGSATAITHIFPELKGKLNGHAVRVPLTNASITDCVFELERGVTATEVNEWFAQASKNELAGVLGYEEKPLVSIDYKTDPRSSIIDALSTMVINNTQLKLYAWYDNEWGYANRTAELMLKVAKSDLV, encoded by the coding sequence ATGACAATTAAAGTAGGTATTAACGGCTTTGGCCGTATGGGACGTTTAACACTGCGCGCAGCACTTGAGTGGCCAGAAGTAGAATTTATTAAAGTAAACGATGTTGCAGGCGATGCTAAAACACATGCCCATTTATTAGAGTTTGACTCAGTACACGGGCGTTTAGCGCACAGCGTTACAGCAAACGAGAATAGCTTTAGTGTGGGTAAACACACTATTGCCGTTACCAATAACAAGACCATTAGCGATACCGATTGGTCTGATTGCGATGTAGTAATAGAAGCCAGCGGTAAAATGAAAACCACAGAGCTGTTAAATCAATATTTAGCACAAGGTGTTAAGCGCGTTGTGGTAACCGCACCAGTAAAAGAAGACGGCATTTTAAATGTGGTTATGGGTGTTAACGATGATTTATATAACCCAGATGAGCACAAAATTGTTACAGCGGCTTCGTGTACTACTAACTGTTTAGCGCCAATTGTAAAAGTACTACAAGAAAAAGTAGGCATTAAGCACGGCTCAATGACCACTATTCACGATATTACCAATACCCAAACTATTATTGATGCGCCACATAAAGACTTACGTCGTGCTCGTTCGTGCGGTACTAGTTTAATACCCACCACAACCGGTAGCGCAACAGCCATTACGCATATATTCCCTGAGCTTAAAGGTAAGTTAAATGGGCATGCCGTGCGCGTACCTTTAACTAACGCATCAATTACCGACTGTGTATTTGAGCTTGAGCGTGGTGTAACAGCAACTGAGGTGAATGAATGGTTTGCTCAAGCGTCTAAAAACGAGCTTGCAGGTGTATTAGGTTACGAAGAAAAACCGCTGGTATCGATTGATTACAAAACCGATCCACGTAGTAGCATTATTGATGCGCTATCTACCATGGTTATTAATAATACCCAGCTTAAATTATACGCTTGGTACGATAACGAATGGGGCTACGCTAATCGTACCGCCGAGCTTATGCTTAAAGTTGCTAAAAGCGACTTGGTTTAA
- a CDS encoding metalloregulator ArsR/SmtB family transcription factor produces the protein MEQLNPLQFYKCLADDTRLKAMLLISHEQELCVCELVAALELSQPKVSRHLAQLRQCGLLSDRKQNQWVYYSINKALPEWALSVLTQTKDENSAFYNDDLNRLNAMGNRPERAASCC, from the coding sequence ATGGAACAACTCAACCCACTTCAATTTTACAAATGCTTAGCCGACGATACGCGCTTAAAAGCCATGTTATTAATTAGCCATGAGCAAGAGCTATGTGTGTGTGAGCTTGTTGCTGCACTTGAACTTAGCCAACCTAAAGTGTCGCGCCACTTAGCACAGCTTAGGCAATGTGGCTTATTGAGCGACCGTAAGCAAAATCAATGGGTGTACTACAGCATTAATAAAGCCCTGCCAGAGTGGGCTCTTAGTGTACTAACACAAACCAAAGATGAAAATTCTGCGTTTTATAACGACGATTTAAATCGACTCAATGCAATGGGTAATCGCCCTGAGCGTGCAGCAAGCTGCTGTTAA
- a CDS encoding TetR/AcrR family transcriptional regulator has protein sequence MANKVKFERENVIRVASQLFWEKGFTATSTRDLQEAINMRPGSIYAAFGSKEGLYSESLKDYTVQMKSQIDGFLASSDTVVGGLRAFVENVIIKTKNCSPSAICMLVKANCEFAEKDASLYELSLDLSAKFEAYLTTLFAQAIKNNELSSNLTALEYAQFFQVQFTGLRGYFNRPGVEQLAQPMINQMFALIKKL, from the coding sequence ATGGCTAACAAAGTTAAATTTGAACGCGAGAATGTCATTCGCGTTGCAAGCCAGTTATTTTGGGAGAAGGGGTTTACAGCTACCTCAACCCGCGATTTACAAGAAGCAATTAATATGCGCCCTGGCAGTATTTATGCGGCGTTTGGCTCTAAAGAAGGCTTATATAGTGAGTCTTTAAAAGACTACACAGTACAAATGAAAAGCCAAATTGACGGGTTTTTAGCAAGTTCTGACACTGTTGTAGGTGGTTTGCGTGCGTTTGTAGAAAACGTAATAATTAAAACCAAAAACTGCAGCCCAAGTGCTATTTGTATGTTGGTAAAAGCAAACTGTGAATTTGCAGAAAAAGATGCCTCATTATATGAGCTGAGTTTAGACCTATCGGCAAAGTTTGAAGCCTACTTAACCACCTTGTTTGCTCAAGCTATTAAAAATAATGAGCTGAGTAGTAATCTTACGGCGCTTGAATATGCGCAGTTTTTTCAGGTGCAATTTACTGGGCTACGTGGCTACTTTAACCGCCCAGGGGTTGAGCAATTAGCGCAGCCAATGATTAATCAAATGTTTGCCTTGATCAAAAAGCTATAA
- a CDS encoding DUF1294 domain-containing protein, protein MIKKTLITFSLLFLAVIWLAYLSQYLPIYIPIYAPVYISALSLITFIMYAWDKRQAKQSTHKKVTRTSERTLQLLSLFGGWPGALIAQQWLRHKSQKRRFIVVLWLCIFGNLSVIGVITFFAEKMRVMPLN, encoded by the coding sequence TTGATAAAGAAAACATTAATCACCTTCTCATTGCTTTTTTTAGCTGTAATCTGGCTCGCGTATCTATCTCAGTACTTGCCTATTTACATACCTATTTATGCACCCGTTTATATAAGTGCACTGAGCTTAATCACTTTTATAATGTACGCATGGGATAAGCGACAAGCTAAACAATCAACGCATAAAAAAGTAACTCGCACGAGCGAGCGTACGTTGCAATTACTATCATTATTTGGAGGATGGCCCGGTGCACTCATTGCACAGCAATGGCTTAGACATAAATCACAAAAACGTCGTTTTATAGTGGTGTTATGGCTGTGTATTTTTGGGAATTTAAGTGTAATAGGGGTTATTACATTTTTTGCAGAAAAGATGAGAGTTATGCCTTTAAATTAA
- a CDS encoding carboxymuconolactone decarboxylase family protein → MAEFTLYTQDNAPEESKSLMADSVAAFGMLPNLHAVMAEAPTLLKGYQVLHDLFQKTSFNAEELTVVWQTINVEHECHYCVPAHSAIAASMKVDQNIVDALVNKTPLADAKLETLRETTLAMTRDRGVISDEQIEKFFAAGYGKQQLLEIIVGLSQKVMSNYTNHLADTPVDEPFKKFAK, encoded by the coding sequence ATGGCAGAATTTACGTTATATACTCAAGACAACGCACCTGAAGAATCAAAGTCGCTAATGGCTGATTCAGTAGCCGCATTTGGCATGTTGCCTAACCTTCACGCAGTAATGGCAGAAGCACCTACACTGCTTAAAGGCTACCAAGTACTGCACGACTTATTCCAAAAAACATCGTTTAACGCAGAAGAGCTAACAGTTGTATGGCAAACAATTAACGTTGAGCACGAGTGTCATTACTGTGTACCAGCGCACAGCGCAATTGCCGCTTCAATGAAAGTTGACCAAAATATTGTTGATGCTCTAGTAAACAAAACACCACTTGCAGATGCAAAACTTGAAACACTACGTGAAACCACACTTGCAATGACACGCGATCGCGGCGTAATTAGTGATGAGCAAATTGAGAAGTTTTTTGCAGCAGGTTACGGTAAACAGCAACTACTAGAAATTATTGTTGGCTTATCGCAAAAAGTAATGAGCAATTACACAAACCACCTTGCTGATACACCTGTAGACGAACCATTTAAAAAGTTTGCTAAATAA
- a CDS encoding PEGA domain-containing protein, giving the protein MKKITALAALLILSGCANTSNMNETEQKVEDNVADVQAEVAEVVAPISLTVITNPNDARVRIMNIKPVYQDAIELKEGEYDIEVSKPGYQTYRKWVVVDKKTILTVALDEVAKTEAAN; this is encoded by the coding sequence ATGAAAAAAATAACCGCACTTGCAGCATTACTCATCCTAAGTGGCTGTGCAAACACTTCAAATATGAATGAAACTGAGCAGAAAGTTGAAGACAATGTTGCCGATGTTCAAGCTGAAGTAGCCGAAGTGGTTGCTCCAATCTCACTTACCGTAATTACGAACCCTAATGACGCTCGCGTGCGTATTATGAATATCAAACCAGTATATCAAGACGCCATTGAACTAAAAGAAGGTGAATATGATATTGAAGTAAGCAAACCAGGCTACCAAACTTACCGCAAGTGGGTTGTGGTTGATAAAAAAACCATACTTACAGTAGCGTTAGATGAAGTAGCAAAAACTGAAGCTGCTAACTAA
- a CDS encoding organic hydroperoxide resistance protein — protein MNVLQNVAYTAKATATGGREGVAKSDDGRLDVKLSTPKGLGGDDGQGTNPEQLFAAGYAACFIGALKFVAGSEKIALPSDTHINSEVSIGAIEGGFGIAVKLAVSLGDMDKTAAQELVNKAHQVCPYSNATRGNIEVELSVI, from the coding sequence ATGAATGTATTACAAAACGTTGCCTACACAGCAAAAGCAACTGCAACCGGTGGCCGTGAAGGTGTAGCTAAATCTGACGATGGCCGTTTAGATGTAAAACTATCAACCCCAAAAGGGCTAGGTGGCGACGACGGACAAGGCACAAACCCAGAGCAATTATTTGCAGCAGGTTATGCAGCGTGTTTTATTGGCGCACTAAAATTTGTAGCCGGTAGCGAAAAAATTGCGCTACCAAGTGATACACACATTAATTCTGAAGTCTCTATTGGCGCGATTGAAGGTGGTTTTGGTATTGCAGTTAAATTAGCTGTATCACTCGGTGATATGGATAAAACAGCAGCGCAAGAGCTGGTAAATAAAGCACACCAAGTATGCCCATACTCAAACGCTACTCGCGGTAACATTGAAGTAGAGCTTTCGGTTATTTAA
- a CDS encoding zinc-binding alcohol dehydrogenase family protein, translating into MKAFGYTKNTKTLTATSIQAIELDTPTATGHDLLIEVKAISVNPVDTKIRANVAPEQGYKVLGWDGVGVVKAVGESVSLFNVGDRVFYAGDLSRQGSNAQFQLVDERIVGLAPKTLTDAQAAALPLTSITAYEMLFDRLQVPKNKHNTQQSILVIGAAGGVGSILVQLAKQLTGLNVVGTASREQSVTWLKELGADHVLDHSKNLNEQRKELDLAEFDYVIGLTHTDQYQDQIVECIKPQGKFALIDDPTSFDILKFKRKCISVHWEFMFTRSLFTTADITAQHTLLNEISELIDSGTLKTTLGQNLGPINAANLYKAHQILESHTSRGKLVLEGF; encoded by the coding sequence ATGAAAGCATTTGGCTACACCAAAAACACAAAAACGCTTACAGCAACCTCTATACAAGCAATTGAACTTGATACCCCAACCGCCACCGGGCACGACCTACTTATTGAAGTAAAGGCTATTTCGGTAAACCCTGTAGATACAAAAATACGTGCAAATGTAGCGCCAGAGCAAGGCTACAAAGTATTAGGCTGGGACGGTGTAGGCGTTGTAAAAGCCGTTGGCGAGTCGGTTTCGTTATTTAATGTGGGGGATCGTGTATTTTACGCCGGCGATTTATCGCGCCAAGGCAGTAATGCGCAATTTCAATTAGTTGATGAACGTATTGTAGGCCTTGCGCCTAAAACATTAACCGACGCACAAGCCGCAGCGCTGCCGCTAACCAGTATTACCGCCTACGAAATGCTGTTTGACCGCCTGCAAGTGCCTAAAAATAAGCATAATACTCAGCAATCTATTTTAGTTATTGGCGCCGCAGGTGGTGTTGGCTCTATTTTAGTACAGCTTGCCAAGCAACTTACTGGGCTAAACGTGGTAGGTACTGCATCACGCGAGCAAAGCGTAACCTGGCTTAAAGAGTTAGGTGCCGATCATGTGCTCGATCATTCTAAAAACTTAAACGAGCAGCGCAAAGAACTGGATTTAGCTGAGTTTGATTACGTTATTGGCTTAACCCATACCGACCAATATCAAGACCAAATAGTGGAGTGTATAAAACCCCAAGGTAAATTTGCGCTAATAGACGACCCTACATCGTTCGATATTTTAAAATTTAAGCGTAAGTGTATATCGGTGCATTGGGAGTTTATGTTTACCCGCTCGCTATTTACTACCGCCGATATAACAGCGCAGCACACCTTACTTAATGAAATTAGTGAGCTGATAGACTCAGGTACACTTAAAACCACGCTTGGGCAAAATTTAGGCCCAATAAACGCCGCTAATTTATATAAAGCGCACCAAATTTTAGAATCGCACACCTCACGCGGTAAACTTGTTTTAGAAGGCTTTTAA